GATCCTATTCAATAGAGGGAACTAGATGTCCAATTTTTCAAAAGGTCAATTACCTAAATATTAGGGGTGGACATggtttggatttttcaaaatccaaactGGATCCACTTCAGAACCAGTTTTGTGGTTCATGAAACCAAACTGGAACTGGATTGAAGAGAGAAACCGATTCTAAACAAatttgaaaaaacaaaaaccgATTTTAAactgattttagaatttaaatccaATTTTATCTACAAACCGGTTTTAAATCCGGTTTTTTAATATCCAAATCTAaaattcagtttttttttttgaaaatccagttttaaaaccatattttttaaacaaaaatccaattttaaaaccagtttttgaaaatctagtttttttttttggtgacttttNNNNNNNNNNNNNNNNNNNNNNNNNNNNNNNNNNNNNNNNNNNNNNNNNNNNNNNNNNNNNNNNNNaattttaaaattagttttcaaaaatttaatttttaaatcagattttttaacaaaaaatccacttttaaaactaatttttaaaaattcaatttttaaatcataatatttttaaaaataaaactaatactAAAATCATTTAAAATATATAGATTCATTACAGCTAGAATTTGATTTTTTATAAATCTGATGACAATAGTTAATCACTTACATATTCACAGCTATTATTTCACATCTATATGCATTTTCTTATTTCCAAAACTCTGCAGAAATGAAGTGGAAttacaaatataaaaaaacaaaacttCTGTACAAAGCCTAATACAGGGAGGGGCACATACCAAATATACCTAATTATCATAATAGGAGCTACAAACAATATttgaaattattatatatattgcaTGTTACTTTTCTTCAAGATTTCATTTGTTTTCGGCACATATTATTAGTACGATGGTTTTTTTCCATGGCAAGAATCTCAAAAAAAattattgcatttttttttacTTACAGAGAGTTTATGGCTGGATATGATTTCGGATAATTATCTTCTTTCATAATTAGTAAAAAACAGGCACTTAAACTAAGATATTTTGCTTAATTGGTGCATCAATTATTTACTACATGCAGCATATGCTATAATTTATTGGTTTGCTTATGTACTTGTCCGTAGTTTTTAATTTACTTAGATTaggacttttttttattttgaattttaatttagatatagaTTTGGATTGGATTTAAAATTGTTTAAATGGTttggatttgaaaatcaaattataaaaaagattcaattgggtttagatttttttatttaaaactgatttttttaaataatttagtttttttttttggtgacttaaataGTTTGGTTTGAATgtggtttaaaatttaaaaaggtaGATTTTTTTGCCCACCCGTACTAAATATATTTTCTAATCTTCGAAAATGACAATATGTGCCGCACAAAATGTCATAGACTTAAAGGATCTGTTTGGCTAAActtcttaaataagttcttttgaaaaaggagTTTAAAAtttaaggacttttattaatattaatttttaaataaattattttgagtTTGGAAAGTTATTATGAAAGTCATTGTTTTAAAGttgtatattaaataaaaatgataaaataacttttgaaaataggagaagtcacattttttaatttcttcaaaaaaattcttaaataactttttaaaaagttaaaaatttatcTAAAATATTGTACCAAATATATTAATGTAATTTTCTATAagtcaaaaattgaaaaaaaaaagtaacttttTGGTATTTCCCAAACCGACTTGTCTTTTTACCTAAAAATATTAACACTATTGACGACTACTCAATACAGACCATTTTACCACTGATACTTTCGTCGCGAAACCACCACTTCGGCCACTTCTGCCGCCATTGCACATTCCGATATAATCCACCGTCGCCGAAACTCTTGAAGCTCCGGCGACTCCGATGAATCTTCTGTTGTGAACGCCAAATCACTCCATCGAACAAGAAATGGAATCTAGCTCCGGCAGCAATCACCGCGATTTGGCTGAGGAAAGCGAGAGAAGCATGGCCGCGGTTCATGATCAACCAGAGCCCTGCACCACCGGCGGCGGTGACGACGACGATCCACTCGAGAGAAGCTCCGAGGTTTTGGCGAAGGGATTGTCATCGATGCTCTCGTCCGTCATCAAGGACTTCGATTTCAGAGCACGAGAAACTCTTGGCAGCCAGGACCAGCTCTCCTCCGCCATCGATCGTCTCACTCGAGGTTGTTACAATTTACAACTGGTTAATTTAGTTTGTTACGTTATCTTTTAAGCTTCGTGTGATTCGAATTTTGAAGAATAGCAAGTGTTAGTCATTGATTGAAAATTATTAGCGACCTGACATAAGAATTAAGAAATTGAATCCGTTTATAATTTATATTGCTTtggttataattatatttttcttactTAAATTTTGATACGGTCGTGTAATTAgtgtttaaattttataataaattatcAATTATGCAAAATCAATACTAATCTTCTGTTGGTAGTTTGCACTTTGCAGTCACTTGGATAATTAGTGTAATTGCAAATTTGATTTTGGTAAATCTGGGAGAAATATCAAGTGTGGCCTTAAACGATAAATCAAATAATGTGTTTTCTGTGACCTGTGTCTCAGATGCAATTTTGTGTATGTACATTGACAGGTTGTTGAGTTCAAAAGTATTGtcatttgttttctttgttacaGTAAGGAGTTGTCATGGGTGAAAATCTGAATTGGTCAATGAAGTAGTAACATTGTCTCTTAACTGTCTAAACAGTGTTCTTCTTTCAAGCTACTATTGAACCAAAAGTAGCATGATTCTGGGACATAATAAAGGAATATCCACTTCTCTAGTTATAGAAGCAGTTCTGAGGTTTAGTTATGAGGTTGTAACTTGTAAGAGAAACAGTCAGTCCACTACTACTGTGCATGTCTCAGCCATGTTGACTGCCTCGGAATCACTCAAACCTAAGACAACAGTGAGGCAACTAGGCACTTTCACTGCTTGGGGAGGGCTTTTTGTGTTGCGGTATTTTCTTTTAATCTTTATTTTAGAAACTCAGAAATGGCATGAGAGATTAGGACATGATTGTTATCTTACATACACACTGGGAATAAAGAATATTGTGTGTAACATATGAAGATGAATCATCTTTTGCCCCTGTCTGGTTTTTCGGTCTGCACCTTACCAAAGGCCTTCTTATGAAAGTAAAACAAATATTCATGCAAAGTTGCCTGCCTCAGGAAGGTAATTTTCCCCTTTGTCCATTTGCAGGAATGTAAACCAAACAAGTCAGTAGTATATTCAGATTCCCAAGGGTCAACAAAAGTATGATTTCTATGGTTGGATCTGTCCTTGTTATCATAGTATtaatcttttttatctttatatttATCACTAACAAAGTGGCTGGGGCAAAAGAACTGCCACTTGAACACAATATATATTCCTACCAGGGAAAAAAAATGCCACTTGGTCATAATATATATTCTCAAAATTACCCTTTTGTTATAATTTGGTCTTTTAAATTTCAAGCAAAAAAATAACGCAATTGCGGTTATATAAAGCTTTTGAATAGAATAACTACCTTTACGCAGTTTTCCTTTAACTTAACTTTTAAATTATTCCTTTTCTGAATTTATACTAGGCATGGAGCGCCTATCAAGGTTTTAATTTATATGGTTAGATCTTTCCTTGTTATTATAGTACTAATGTACTTTATACTTTTGTTCTTCTGACAAGTATCAGAAGATGGATTTTTGTATCGGTTAAATTAAGTCTCTTAGCAAATAGAAGATAGTTTAAGTTAGTTTTAGTCCTGGCTTTATATAGCTTTGCTAACCTTATCATTGCTAACACCAGAATACATTTCATTTGATCTAAGTGAATGCTTTACCATGAAGCGTCAATCCTCTGCAGGACTACTACAGTACTAAAATTAACTAAGCCAGAAGATTAGGGCACCAGAAATCAGATTTAGATATTTCCACAGCATAAGAAAATAATATATTACTTCAATTTTCTAGTAAGATTTACATATACCTTGTCTGCATGATGATAAAAACTTGTTCCTTGGCAATATGCACTTGGTTGGCATGCTAAACTAGCTTCTGTATTATACCTGTTTTGGTTCCATTTGCTGTCATGCCATAATGTCATTTCTTAAATCTCTGTCTACAATTTGCTGACTCGAAATCCATCTTTCTTTTGGCAGAACTTGATCAATTACTTGAAGATGCACCTTTACCGTTCATAATGCAACATGCTGCTAAGATTTCTAGTATTAGGAAGAGAGTTTCATCACTGAATTTACTTCTAAAATCCATACAAGGGCGGATTGATAACATAGACCGCATAATGTCAATTGGCACCACTCATGGTATATACTTGTCTCCAGAGGCCCAATTCTATAGTCATTTCTTAATATTAACTAGTGCTAgttttggttttttattttttggataaaAGTATAATTTTTGTCTCTTAACATTTTCAAAAAGTTTCAAATTGGTAacatttaatttatttcaattttatccttcgACATTGACATCATATGACGTGACAATCATAAATTGACGTGCTTATTTGAATTTTATCTCTAATATTTCAAATATATTTCAATTCTATCCTTGGACATTCACATCATATGACGTGACAATCATAAGTTGATGTGTCACTAACACGTCAATATAGCGTTGCGCTAACCCCCAATGGGATAACTGAAACATATTAGAAATGCtagagacaaaattgaaataagtTAAACGTTATGGGCAATTTTGAAACTTATCGAAAAGATTAGGTACAAAAAACATATAtcctcgttttttttttttttccttcatatatataattattcatcCCCTTTCATCATATGCAGTTTTATTGTTCCTAACCAGTTTTTATTTTGAGAAGTTTCCACATTATATTACAAGTCATTGTATTACATACTTGTAGTAGTTAGAAAGCTAAAAACATGGAAAATGGAAAATGAGATGACTCTGAGATGACCTATTATAATTTTGTCCTCCTTTTAAACTGCGGGCATGGTAGCTCTACTCAAATGATTCAGAATTTGTGCTAATAATATATCAGCTTTTCATCTCTTTCTTCTGCATTGCATTATCATTGTTCTGAGTGCTAATATTATATCATCTTTTCATCTATTTCTTGTGCATTGCATTATCATTGTTCTTAGTTTGAATCTGATTATTATTCACATATATCATCTTGACTGGATTTCTCTATAGAAAGCAAGTTTTCTGAGAATAGATTGTCTATGCTTACTAGCTTGGTAGCCATCAAAGATAATTAGAACCCAAGACTATGTATTTTCCCTCTATAAATGAAATACTAAAGACTCCCTTCACATAAGTACGTATAGAAAGCCTGTATATATTCGGGATTAATAATGCTTCTGTCGCGTCATGTAAATTAGCTGAAGTGCATTACCATGTACGACTTCAGGATTACCTTTGCTTCCTTCTTCCTTTTGGTAAGAGAAACTGAGAAAGTTCCTTGACAACTTTTTCCCATTACTCTATCATTGAGCTTTATTATTGAAAGAAAACTCTTGAACCCCACATGTACTTGCCATGAGTAAAAACACTGTCATCAATCAGTATAGCTGACATAGCACAGATCAATCAGCTCACCATGATAATAGTAATCATATCAGATAGCCCAGAAGCCTCGTGGCTGCTCTGGCTTGATATGGAAAGTAGTCAGATTGCATTGTATGCTTAAATTACCTGCTAGATCCTCCAAAGATTTGACATCCCTATTAGTTAGTGTCTACAATGTCATGCTAACGAGGACCAAAGGACTTGAGGTACTGTCTCTGTAAAAGGAAAGGTACCTTGAACTGGTGTGGGTAGGCTACTAGACAAACTGACCAGAAAAGCCAGGCATATGGCTATCTGATTCAGATCACTGATAATTCACCAAAGTGTAGATTATGCCTTTGTAGGTGCTAGGAAAGCAAACATTTCATAAGATATTTTGAAACATGTAGAGTTGGATAGTATTGTCTAAGTACTTGTTATAAGACTAATTTTTGCAGTTATGGGTGGCTTGTGCCACATTTTGCTCCTTCAAACAATAGACTAGCATTGGATTCCTAATATGCATTGATTACAATAATTTGTATACCTTCATCCCTTTTTTGACCGGTATTCTTAGTAGTTTACCAAGATGTTTCATTTGTGATTTTGCAGAGAAGACAACCCCTGAAGGTTCTGAGTGAAACGTCAACATCTGGATCAACTTCAATTGTCTCCAATCTCCATACGTGTACTTTTGTAATGCACCCTTAACCCCTTGAGTTGTATTATTCTTAGGCATGTATTTGCATGGGTGTCAGTTAAAGATTCCTAATTGGCATTCATTACAAGTGTGTATTCAGGTTGCTTTTGATCATCAGTGTTATTGCTTAATTTCCAGTACGATCAAGGAGTTACTTTTGAttttcatatttaattttttagtatgATCAAGACTTCTAAAGGGAGTTGAAGCGGTCATTGATCCATTATATGGATGAGGATGGCTTGTTTCGTGATCGTAACTCCCTTCATGCCTAGAGCAACACGGTATGACCCTAACTCCCTGTTAGTTAAATCTGGTACaatctaaattctaaaataaagaaaaaagagttaTAATTCATTTACTAATGAAATCTGTGTTAAATTGAATTGCGATAACTTTAAACTAGGCTTCCTTGGGATCTAGCTCTCTTTGCTGGAAGGATAATCTTTGATTCAGTCACTCTTACTTAAAAATCTCAAACTCAAGTATATAATTGGATGaccatataaaattttttatactgCAAATGTATAGTAATTGCACTCAATTCAATTTGCTTGCAGATAGTTTTGTTGCATTTAAGGATCTGTAAATTTAATCACCTTTTATGGTATTTATAATCCAAGTCATTGTATTTTCATATGTATCCCTTTTAATACATGAAGCAGTCATCTCATTCCCTACAGctacaaaacgaaataaaatgaagaaaacaGGAAACCATAACACGGTGGGGCTTATTTGCAGGTGCCCCATCTAAAGTAGCATGCCCTGTTGGTTGGTAACAAATTGGCCCATTTAATTTTCCTGAACTACTGAAACAATGTCCCCCCCCCccaaaaaaaccaaaaagataaaaaaaagtgcAATGCATATAGCCATATATATAGGAGCAGGAGATTCGAACAATTTTGATGAGGCATGCAAATTTTCGGATGCATTACCAAATCTTTATTACTTGGAACAATTGGCCTCAGTTATGCTTGGTTTACTATTGTCGCTTTGTTGCATAAACTGAAATAAAAATAACCCTTCTGATTCATCTGCGGTAAAACCGTAAAAAGTTGTCCATGGTGTACAAAATTCCAAAGGGACCCAAACCCATCACTGTTTATTGCATACTCTAGCATACATAACAACAACAAATTATACTTCACAGTCCAGCTCATATAGATACTGTGATGTGACCTCTGTAGTTCACATGCCCCCACACTGTAGTACGTACTTCATATAGGAAATAAGCATTATTCTATTAATAAAACATCATCCATGCACTTGGTCTTGAATCTGGTAAAGAAAGACACTGGAATGCAGATCAAAATGAAGGATAGGGATATATTCCCAAGTCAAGCCATATCTTTTCCCAAATTCTATGTCAAAAAGAAAAGTTTGTGGAAAGTGAAAAGGACTAATTAATAATAgtactaatttgattaatttaatcaCTTGCATGTTAACTAATATATAGCTTTACCATGaagatattattaattatttgtcTGTCTTCCTCATCTTAGATACCAACCAACCCCACCCGTTTTTCTTAGCCGTTGGCATTTTAGCAAGAGCACCCAGCCACCCACGCTTTCTCATGCCTTTTTTTGTAAAATGACCCACACTCTCCGTATACAAGAGAGAGAAAGGTTTAGGGGGGCAGTGATGCATATGATAGGGTCGAAGGTATTGGAGGAAGGGGAATCTATGTAGAGGCCCCGGACTGTGCATTAGCACGTTCTTTCTTTGATGCCCCAAAACTCTCTTCAGCCTTTTGCAGGCAGgctctttaattatttaattgcaaACAAAACCCAAGTTGTATTATATATGCTATGTGACACAGAATCGGATCACCAAGATCACGCTTTAAATACGCGCCCCCGTTACGTAACAAAGAAACTATACGCTCCCTTATTGAATATTTAATCAGTTGTGGGGGGGGCCTCTGTTACTGGGTTAGACATTGTTGTTCTCTTCCATTAATTTCCCCTGGGGCTGCTTTTCAGCTGATTTACCTCGCAAGATGGACATGATTGCACGTATCCTCAATCCTATATAAAGTGAAGAGAAAGTAATGACAAAGTTGAGCTCACTAACCAAAAGAACCAAACTATTATAAGTCACATCACACCATCCTGACCAGGGCTTCCATGGGGCAATTAAGAACGGGGATTTAATGAGCAAACTTGGCAAGAATCCAGGGTTTATTTTGGATACCGGGTTTCATTTAGGGTAGTGAAGTGACCCCACAGGCCACATTACAAAGGCCACAGCATTTTCCTCCAATGGTGAAAGGACACAACTGCCCCCCTTGTGATGCTGCCGTATTGAGACACACCAATATACCCCGAAGCAAAATAACTATATATTATCAAAAGATGTGACGGCAGGTGCATCCATTTTCACGTTGTCACAAAGCCCAAACTCGAATGGGAACAAATGTGATGGGTGGTATAATAGGAGTACCACCACTTATGACTGGTCAAACACCACACCCGTATCATATCATATAGTGCATCAAAATCTGAGCTTGATTAAAACCCAGAAAAAAATTTGAGTAGGGAACTATAAGTTAACAAATCCATTACTGCAATGCAATGTGGCATTAGCACTGCATATGCTATCTATGAGCAGCCAAAGGTAGGTTGGGTATCTTACGGCTTACTTTGGTGTCGATGAGCTACAATTATAGGCTTGAAAGTTGCAAATCTACTAGCTATGCTACAATGCTACTAGTTTGCAAAGCTATACAACCCAACAAAATGATTCATAGGTTCTAATGCTATGTACCTATGCCATGGATGCAAAGATGTCAAATCAATAGTGGGGATTAGTTTCCATAGCCACCGCATAGCGCCAACCCTAAGCCCAAACCCCAAAGCATGCGCAAGTGAAAGATGGGACGGGACTCCGCTAGACAAATACCACGGCACCCTCTGCTGGACAATGACAAATGAGATTTTTGTGCAAAACGAACTCGTGTTTGGACCATATAAATATTTTTacacaattaaaaaattaatattcgcGATGATAAGCTATGATCCCATCCACGTTagtgttttaataaaataaaataaaaacgaaAAGACCTTTTACAAACGATATTAGTATGCACATAATTGATAATTCACATTTTGCTTTTTATTTCGATGAGTAAAGGCATAACTAGTGGAAGAACAATAATACGTATAAGTTATAACATGCTAAGAAATTAAGTGTGAAAAAAAGAGTTAAGAATTCATTTATAACTAAAGAATTATCTATTATATTAACAAGTTACTCGAAAACATTCTTATAAGGGTGTCATTAACGAGCCAAGATTCATTTTATAATCCGATTTGTATAGATTGCATTGTGTAGATTTAAAAGAAGAGTACTGATTAAAATTTATTACCAATACtgtcatcattcattatcattcattATACATAGAGCCGAATATGAAATTactcaattaaataattaaacccCGCAGAACCATCCACATGTGATCTGGCTTACGGTGGGTAGGCTCAAAAGTGTGGCAACATGTTAGCCACGTGGTTTTAGGCTTTTAGCATATTTCTGTTCAAAAATGCCATTGAGAAACATTGAAGAGTGATTACGATTTTCCTTTCcttgtatttttgttttcttttatatgGCTTCTTTTGTTGAGAATTGTTAGGTTGATGTCTATTGTCCAAGTCCTGTAGGAGAGGGAAAGGAAGCGTTCAAAATCTTCCAAACGGGTAGGAATTGATATGTGGAAGCTTATTCATGAATGGTGAATCAATAAAGGCAACTAACTAGATAAGGTCTAATTCAATGTTAATCAAGTGATACCATGTCTAGCCCCATAGTACCACGGAACAAGAAACCATTTCCATCACAAAGGGGAGAATAAGATAAAGAAGAGAAGGGGTCCAAAGGCAATGAACTTTTGAACATTATATCCTTCAATAATGCACTTGGATAGCATATATATTGCTTTGCAGCACACAGCAAGTGGACCTACCATATCTAATTAGAGATGGACCCATACCAGGATAATCATGTCTCTTGGGTGTTAGATCTTTTCACTTCAATGGGAGATTGAAGTGAAACAATTTTATCAAAAagataaaaatgaaaaacaaacatGTGAGAACAAAGATGACCAAATTTGTGGATGTTCTCCCATCCATCCACCAAGATCTTGGGACACACACAAAAAGTAAACTTAATGGTGAGATCATGTTAAATTATTCATTGAAGGATGGTAATCCCTTCTGGGAACTTATACCATGTCCCCAATCAAAGTACACATTTTGATTAAAAGTAAAGAAACTTGACCCACCTCAATTGAATCTTCCATCAAGGTCACACACTCAGCTCATGTGTGGACCACCGACCACTCAGCCCAGTGAGTAAATTCTACCACTAAAATAAAatcccaatatatatatataatatttgtcATTTAGCATACGTAAATAATCGAGTTTGAATGCAAAcactgtaaaaaaaataaaatagtagtAGACATGAAGGTTTGGGATCAGACTGACGTGCAATAAAATAATTCAGCAGAGCTGGCGCCTTTGTTTGAATCTTAGCATCATTTCCCAAAACTTCACACACTAAAAACAACTAAAGGAAAAAATATGTTTAAAaggaaaagatcaattaaaaactGTAAAAAAAAACTTAGATGCGGACAGACTAGATAAGCACAACATGATGCTACTACTGTATACTACTACAGTCTACAGATCttgaatattttaaaaagaaaatacaaaataaaaattcacatttagtaaataaattagcAAAAAGAAAGAGCAAAAGAGAATTTGTAGATTCCATTCCATGTGTTCCTGGTCAGAAAAAATTACAAGCAGCAGCCATAGAATTGCACTGGAAAAATCTCAACAAAGTTAGAAACAAAAACAGGAAAAACATCATCATAATTATCAGCATCATCTAAAATTGACCATTATTTACATGAATCTAAGGCTCCTGTTAATTAAAAACAACCAAAAAAAAAGCAACTAGTCCCTTCCCCCTCTCCGAATCAATCACCAATACCCTGCAATATCTCCATTCCAAACATTAGAAGAACCAAAAAAACAACACAGATTAATTAGTAGAAGTAACAAAAAAAAGGACCAGAAAAAaggatcaaaataaaaattaaaccctAAGCAACTGTTACCCTCTCTTTTCGCCTTTtcttttcatttacttttctttgttttgtgTCATTTGACTCAATTTCGATCGCAACGGTTCCTACCCTTACTCCCTCCTCCAACATTATTATTGCCAACTGAACCACCTTCTTTCTTCTGTGGTGAACCGAAAAGCTGCCCGAACCCGAAAACCGAACCGGATTTCGAACTGCCACGGAGAGAACAGACCGGAACGTTGAGAACTGGAGTGACCCTAACGTTGGAGGAGTAGGACCGCTCCATTCCCCTCTGCTTGAACCTTGGGCCGCCATTGTTGAAGCTGCTTGGGCTGCTTGAGCTCCGTTCCAAGCTCTGGAACACGATCTTGCCAGAAGAGTTCATCCGCGGGCTGTCCACCGACACGCCCCTACTGCAAGCTCCGGGACCCGATTCTGATCTTCGGATCGGGCTCCGGCCAACCCGGTTCGTCGTGTGCGGGTCCGAAGATCCCGGTTTCGCGTCGAATGAGTTCGCCCGGGGCTTTACGAGCCGGATCCGTGGGTGGTTCGGGTTCCGATGGAGCGAGATCGGGTTCGGGTTTGTGTTAGGGTTTGGTTTTTCGGAGTCTAATGAGAGTCGTGGAAGCTCTTCGTGCTCGTGGCCCGAGGAAGAGGATGATAGAGAGAGGCGTGAGGAAGAGATTGAGAGGGATTCACAATCTGAATGGTCCTTCGTCAGCAACGGCGCGTTTTCGGaggaaaacgacgtcgttttcgaGGCGGCGCCACGGTGGAGGAAGAGTTTCAATGATTTAGATGACGAAGACGACGACGTCGTCGCTTTAGATGAAACGGTTGTGCTTTGGTAGAGCTTCTTGAGGCCGAGGAGCTCCCTCCAGCGGCTAGAGCATCTCGGGGCTTTAGGAGAGAAGAGGTAAGGATCCGCGCCGGTGAGTGAGTCGCCGGCCGCGGAGTAGGAGGAGGAATCGAGTCTCCGGCGAATGTTGGTTGTTTCCGGCGATGAGGAGGGGTTGTTTTTGTGGTTGGTAGTGGTGGTGCTGTTTAGGGATGGTAGGTTGAGGGGTACGAGCTTCCCGTCGGAGAAGAGCTGGTCGGCGGAGAGCATCGCAGCGGGGGGTCCGTCGAGACCGCGGAACTCGAAGTCGGGTTCTGGATCCGGGTCGTGGATCGGGTCTGATGACTTGGATCCAGAAGGTTCCTCTTTGCTGAATGAGAGACGGGGACTGAGCCAGCTGCCGTAGGAGAAGTTCTCGGGCGGCGGGACGAGTCCCATGTTGTTGACGCAGGCGGAAGCCATGGTGTGGCGTGGATCATGTACTGTTGGGGTTGCTACTGTGTGATTTATGCAAGTGGGAGTAGCGGTACACGCACAGTGACTGTGAGTGAAGTGTAATACTGTGTTTGCAGTGGTGTATGTTAGAGagtgagagaaaatggaaatggGTGGAGAATGATGAAGTTGTTGGTGAGAGGATTGAATGGTTAGGGTGCCATGGTTGGTGGCTGAGTCAAGGAGGCACACCATATATAACAGTTTTTTCTTTCCACCTACAGGGAAACTAGGGCCACGTGTCGCTTTCTTCTCTTTCTATTTGAAATAttcaaaaacgaaaaaaaaaaatgtgAGAATTTTGTCCTGAAGAGAGTAATGTGCGAATAAGGACATAAGATGCACCTACACGTATTAAAATGTcctaaattaactaaaatattgcgcttattttaataatattacttTATAAATTTGATCTTAATATATTACTGATACAAAAAATGTATACATGTATCTTATTATGTATTGTTATATTTAAAaacataattatttatttaatctcGTTTTATATATGtagtaatttattaattaatgacAATCTTTTAAATAGAACTCAAATTCGCAGTAAATTAATCCTTTACTAGTCAAATTAGAGAATACCgtgaacaataataaaaaaaatagaattagaaTGAATTATAACTATATTTTCTTAGAATTGCTAAACTTATACGAAATGCCAAACTTACTAAAAAGAAATCACACATTGTCCGATTTTAAATTAcaaatccaaacaacatttaacCTTCTTATTTCCATCAATTAGAGTATTTATGTCATGTATggatttagtttttgaaattt
The DNA window shown above is from Arachis ipaensis cultivar K30076 chromosome B08, Araip1.1, whole genome shotgun sequence and carries:
- the LOC107613000 gene encoding uncharacterized protein LOC107613000 is translated as MESSSGSNHRDLAEESERSMAAVHDQPEPCTTGGGDDDDPLERSSEVLAKGLSSMLSSVIKDFDFRARETLGSQDQLSSAIDRLTRELDQLLEDAPLPFIMQHAAKISSIRKRVSSLNLLLKSIQGRIDNIDRIMSIGTTHEKTTPEGSE
- the LOC107612999 gene encoding uncharacterized serine-rich protein C215.13, which produces MVCLLDSATNHGTLTIQSSHQQLHHSPPISIFSHSLTYTTANTVLHFTHSHCACTATPTCINHTVATPTVHDPRHTMASACVNNMGLVPPPENFSYGSWLSPRLSFSKEEPSGSKSSDPIHDPDPEPDFEFRGLDGPPAAMLSADQLFSDGKLVPLNLPSLNSTTTTNHKNNPSSSPETTNIRRRLDSSSYSAAGDSLTGADPYLFSPKAPRCSSRWRELLGLKKLYQSTTVSSKATTSSSSSSKSLKLFLHRGAASKTTSFSSENAPLLTKDHSDCESLSISSSRLSLSSSSSGHEHEELPRLSLDSEKPNPNTNPNPISLHRNPNHPRIRLVKPRANSFDAKPGSSDPHTTNRVGRSPIRRSESGPGACSRGVSVDSPRMNSSGKIVFQSLERSSSSPSSFNNGGPRFKQRGMERSYSSNVRVTPVLNVPVCSLRGSSKSGSVFGFGQLFGSPQKKEGGSVGNNNVGGGSKGRNRCDRN